In the Campylobacter sputorum subsp. sputorum genome, AAGAAATGAGTTTTTAGATGCACTAAAAGAGGTTGCTAAATTTTTAATTTCACAAATGGGTGGAAGCGAGATAAATTTAGGATTAGATACTAGTTATAACTCTATAAAAAAATGCATCATATCAAATCAAAAATGTGAAATTCTATCCAAAAAAGAGTTTATTTTGTTTGAATATTTTCTAAAAAACAGAGATAAAATTTTAACATTTGATGAGTTGATTTTAGAAATTTATGGATACGAAAGCGGCTCTAAAGATAGTTTAAAAACATTGATAAAAGAATTAAGAAAAAAAATTGCTCCACTTGAGATAGAAAATGTTTTTGCAGTCGGTTATAAATTTCAAACAAAATCTTGATAGAATTTTTAGCGTAAAAGCTAAAACAATGATACTTGTCATTGTGCTTTTTTTATTGCAATCATTTATTTTTATATATTTTTTATATAAAGATATCAACGAGTTAGACGCGATAAGAGAACAAAAATTACTCTCACAAGTTGAAAACATAATACAAAAAACATTAAGCGATACAAACATTTTTTATACAAATAGAGGTTATGCAAATTTAAACTCGCAAGGCATATCTCAAGCTATAATTAGCAAAGATCAAAATGCACTCAAAAATCTCTCTTTTAAAAGGTGGGAAATATTGCAAAAAGAAAATCCTTTTTTAAAAGATATGCGTTTTTATGATGAAAAATTATATTTGATATATTGTTTTAACGATGAGTTAAAAGATATAAAATTTACTAGCGATTTTTTTAAATTTAAACAAAAGCTATATTATAAAGTTAGCACACCGCTTGTTGAAAATGGTATGATAAAAGGCTATATAGAGTTTATTTTAGATGCAAAATATTTCTTAGAAAAAATATCATCTATATCAAATACTAGTGCTGTGTTTTCTGATAAATTTATAAACACCAAAGACATAATAATAAAACTAGATGATAAAAATTATATAGCAGTAGCTTATGATAAAAATGAAAGTAGGCAAGTTGTTAAAAATATGATTTATAGCACACTTTTTATAGTTTTTTGTGTGCTTTTGGCGATATTTTTTGTTATAAATTATGGCTTTAATGTGCTTATAAAACGCCTTGAAGATTTAAATTTAAGTCTAGAAATACGCGTTAAAGATGAGATAAAAAGACGAATGAAAAAAGAAGAAGAGTATCTACAAAATGAGCGTATTTTGATGCACCAAAGCAAGCTTGCATTAGCTGGTGAGATGATATCTAGCATAGCTCATCAGTGGAAACAGCCTCTTGGTGAGCTAAGTGCTGTATTTTTAAAAATACAAGTGTTATTGCTAAAAGGTAAATTAAGCGACAATGTGCTTCAAAAAGAGCTTGATAAAAGTGAAAATATCACAAATTTTATGGCAAAAACTATAGATGATTTTAGATATTTTTTTGTAAAAGATAAAGAAAAAGAAAACTTTAGTGTAAATTTTTGTGTAAAAGAAGCTTTGAAATTTATGAGCTCAACTATCTCTAAAAATGACATAGAGATTGCATTTACTCACAAATATGAGTATTTTATATATGGCTATCCTAGGGAATTTATACAGGTATTGTTAAATTTACTAACAAATGCAAAAGATATTTTGGTTGAAAATAAAATAGAACATAAAAAAATTGAAATTTTGGTTTTAAAAGAAGATAAAAGGCTTAAAATCATCATTATTGATAATGGCGGTGGCATAAAAACTGAGCCATTAGAGAAAATTTTTGAGCCTTATTTTAGCACAAAAGATAAGAAAAATGGCACTGGCATAGGGCTTTATATGTCAAAAATGATTATTGAAAAGAAATTTGGCGGCGAATTAAATGCCGTAAATTTACATAATGGTGCTAAATTTGAGATAAATATCTAAAACTTTCTATTTTCTCACTACTTTTTTATAATATTTGCTTGTTTATTTTAGGAGTTAAACATGCAAAAAAATCAAAGACGAAATTTTTTAAAATACTCATCTGTTTTATTTGCTTCCTCATTTTTTGTAAATTATGCTCATGGATTTAGCCTAAAAAATCCTGGAAGAGATAATGATGAGCTTAGATACACAGGAGATGGTAAAAAGCACTATTCTATGCTTATTGACCTTAGAAAATGCGTTGGATGTCAAGCTTGTACGAGTGCTTGTATCGTAGAAAATGAAGTCCCAAAGGATAACTACAGAACTTGGGTTAATGAGTATGAAAGGGGCGTTTTTCCGGATGTGAGAAAAATATTTTTACCACAACTATGTAATCATTGTGATAATCCTAGCTGCGTAAGTGTTTGCCCAACTGGTGCAACATTTAAAAGAGAAGATGGGATTGTAGTTGTAGATAATGAAATTTGTTGGGGGTGTGGATATTGCATAAATGCCTGTCCTTATGATAAAAGATTTATCAATAACAAAACACAAGTTGCCGATAAATGCACATTTTGTGCTCATAGAGTTGATAATGGCTTACTTCCTGCTTGTGTTGAAACTTGCGTTGGTGGAGCCCGTATCTTTGGCGATTTAAACGATAAAGATTCAGAAATTTATAAGATTATTTCTCAAAACCCAACTTCTACGCTAAATCCTGCAAGTGGTACCAAACCACAGGTTTTTTATATCGGTCTTGATGATAATATTTCATTTCCAACTATCTCAAATTCTCCACTTGAAGATCTTGCTAAAAAAATGGATGGCTATAAGGTAAAAGAGTGGAGTACAAGTTATAAAGGAGCGAAAAATGTTTGATACCATAAATACTCTTCATACAATCACAGTATATAGACCTTGGGGTATTGATATACCAAATTATTTTTGGTTTACAGGAAGTTCTGCTGCGGCTTTTATACTATCTAGTTTTGCCCATGTCTTTGGCAAAAAAGAGTATAAGCCAATAGCCGGTTTTGCACTACTACTTGCTTTTGTGCTATTAGCGGCAGCACCTATGAATTTAATAGACGATTTAAAGCAACCCGGAAGACTTTTTAATTTCTTTTTATATGGATGGGAAAATTTTACTACATCTCCGATGAAGTGGGGCGTTTTATTGCTTTTGGTATATCCTATTTTGATACTATTTGAAGCGCTTATCTTATATAGAGAATTTTTTGCAAAAAACTATGAGCAAAGTGGGAAATTTATATATAAATTAGCATGTCTTGGTAGAACGCAGCTAAATGATACTCAAAAGAATAAGGATCATAAAATCGGCTTTATACTTGGTGTTGTGGGAATTCCACTTGCTCTTTGTGTGCATGGATATACTGGGTATATTTTAGGAGTTGTGCATTCTATTCCGCTTTGGCATACTCCACTTATGCCAATCCTTTTTCTTGCTTCTGCTATGGTTTCAGGAACAGGTCTTATGATAGTTATCTTACCTATATTTCAAAGATTTTTTACTGATTTTAAACAAGTAGATAAGGATATGATTTCTAGATTAATGTGGCTTTTGTCTTGGTTTATAGTAATTGATTTGGCGATTAGATTTTTTTGGCTAACTTTTGCTATGCCATTTAATGATGGCGAAAAATACATCATAACTGAGTTTTTCTCGCTGCATTTTAATGAGGTTTTATGGATTGAGTATGTTTTGTGTTTGGTTTTTCCTATGGTTGTAGGTTTTTTACCAAAATTAAGGACAAATTTACTAGTTTGCATTATCGCTGGTGTAATTTGTGCTGCTGGCGTTTGGCTTTTTAGATGGAATACAGTTATTGGTGGAGAGAGTATGCCAAAAACTAGCGGCAGCTTTTTAGAATACACCCCACACATCAGCGGACAAGATAGCATTATCGCAGTTGCTTCAAACTGGGGACTATTTATATGTTTATTGTGTATCGTGATGGCTATTTTTCCTTGGGATAAAGAAATGAATAGATATTATAAAAAGGATAACAAATGAAAAGAAGAGATTTTTTATTAGGCACTGCTGCCGCAACTGGTGCATTAAGCGTTGAGGGATACAATGAAGCACTCTCATCACTTGTTACGCTTAGTTCGAAAGGACAAAATGCCGATGATGCAATTTATGGTGATGCACCAAAGACAGAAATTTCTTTTAAAGATGGAAAAATGGCTATAAATGAAGATTTTAAAGTTTTTCCAAGTGTTTGTAATGGCTGTACTACTCATTGTAGTGTGCGAGTTAAGATTGATAAAAATGGCAAGATAAAGCGTATTTTTGGTAATCCTTACAGCCTTCTTTCAAGCGATCCGTGGCTTGATTATAAGACAAGTTTGCAAGATAGTTTTAAATTTACAAGCGATACAAAAAATGTAAATCGTTCAACAGTTTGTGCTAGGGGAAATATAGTTTTTGATAAGATTGATGATAAATTTAGAGTTACAACTCCTTTAAAAAGAGCTGGAAAAAGAGGCGAAAATAAGTGGGTTAAAATAAGCCCAGAGGAGCTTATAAAAGAGATTGTTAATGGTGGAGATTTATTTGGCGAAGGTCATGTAAAAGGTTTAAAAGAGATTAGAAATTTAGAGCAAAATATAGATGATGAAAATCCAGAATTTGGCAAAATGGTAAATAAACTTGCCATATTTGGCACAGGTGATGAGGGAAGACAAAAATTTATACAGCAAAGATTTATGCAAAGTTTTGGCACTATAAATTTTGCAGGACACACTGGAACATGTGGGCTTTCTATGAGAGCGGGAGAGGCTGCGTATTTGAATAATTTTAAAAATTATCCCCATGTAAAACCAGATTTTGAGAATTGTAAATTTATACTAAATATCGCAACTGCACCATCTCAAGCAGGAAATCCATTTAAAAGACAAGCTCATCTTTTAGCTAAAAGCCGCACAAATGGCGACTTAAAATATGTAACCATTACCCCAACTCTTACAAATAGTGATAATATCGCAGTTTCTAGCAGTTCAAAATGGGTTCCGATTTTACCGGGAAGTGATCTTGCATTTGTAATGGCAATGATTAGATATATCATAGAAAATAATCGCTACAACATTGATTATCTTGAAATTCCAAGCAAAGAAAGAATGAACGAATTAAACGAGCATAGTTTTACTAACGCAAGCCATCTAATAGATAAAAAAACTGGTAAATTTTTGCGTGATGATGATGGAAATTTTATGGTATTTGATAAAGAAAGTAAAAGCATTATTAGTGCAAATTTAAGTAAAGCTGGTCAAATATCGTATGAAGATGAAAATTTAAAAACATCATTTGTTGAGCTTAAAAACAATGCAAATGAAAAGAGTTTGGATGAGTACTCTAAAATTTGTGGTGTTAGTGTAGAAGATATTATAAGTTTGAGCATAGAATTTACAAGCCATGGTAGAGCTGTTGCAACTGATTGTCATGGTGGGACAATGCATACTACCGGATTTTATACTACTTATGCGATTATGATGCTTGGTGCTTTGGTTGGTAATCTCAATTATAAAGGTGGCGTAAGCATGGGAGGAGGTGGCTTTAAAGATATAAATGGTGCAAAATATAACTTTACAGCCTATGAGGGCAAGGTAAAACCAAGTGGTGTTAGGATTGATAAGTCAAAATTTGCTTATGAAAAAACTAGTGAATATAAAAGAAAGATTGAGGCAAAGCAAAATCCATATCCAGCAAAAGGTATGTGGTACCCACTGACTAATGCAAATCAACAAGATTTTGTAGCAAATTCTGCAAACTCTTACCCTTATAGTCTTGATTGTCTTATAAGCTGGAATGCAAATTTCATTTATGCACAAAGCGGTAGTGAGAGCATTAAAGAGGCTTTAAAAGATCCAAAAAAAGGCATACCTCTTTTCATAGCAATTGATCCGTTTATAAATGAAAGCTCAATTTTTGCTGATTATATCGTTCCAGATAGTGTAATGTATGAAACTTGGGGTGTTGTTAGTCCTTGGGGTGCATCGCAAACTAAGGCTTCTAATTTTAGATATCCGATTATTGAGAGTAAAAATGATAAATTTGCAAATGGTGAGCCTATCACGATGGATAGTTTTGTAATAGAACTTGGAAAAGCTTTAAATCTTCCTGGTTTTGGTAAAGATGCAATATATGGAAATGATGGTTCTAAATTTAGTCTTGATAGACCGCAAGATTATTATCTAAGAGTGTTTGAAAATGTTGTTCTTGATGGCAAAAATCCAGCCCCTCAAATAAGTGATGAAGAGTTAAAACTAAGTGGATTAGAGACTATGTATAAAGACAAATTAGAAGAAGTTTGTGGCGAGAATTGGAGAAAAGTAGCTTATGCTATGGCTAGGGGCGGAAGATTTGAGGATAAAAGTAAATCTTATGAAGACGAGTATATAAATAAAATTTATGATACACCAATAGCTATTTATAATGAAGATGTGGCAAATTTTACAAATTCTTTAACAGGTGAAAAATTTAGCGGCTCACCTAAATTTTATGCACCAAGATATACAGATGGAAAAGAATTTAATTTAAACAACTCACTTCTTGCTTTTAGTTATAAGCCAGCTGTTTTTTCTTCTCCTACGACAGCTAGCTCAAATTTAAAAAGAATCTTTTATACAAATTTTATAGAGATAAATACCAAAACAGCCAAAAATTTGGGCATAAAAGATGGCGATACAGTAGAGATTAGCTCATCATCAAACACATTAGCTTACATTGCTAAGGTAAAACAAGGCATTCATCCCAAAGCAATAGCTATATCTCATGGTGTTGGAAGAGATGGCGAGGGTGCTAACGATATTTATATAGATGGTAAGTTGATAAAAGGATTTGCTTTTAGAAAAACTGGTATAAATATCAATAAACTAGGTCTTAGAGATTTATCAAAAGGCAAATATCATACACTTTGTGATTTTATGATTGGCTCAAATGCAAGACAAGCTATACCAGTAACTATCAAAAAAGTATAAATTTAAAAATAACTAACAATATATAGATATATTGTTAGTATATTATAATATTTTTACTTAGTTATTTTAATTTTATTTACCTCTTTTAAATATACTTTTTAAATATATTAAAGGGGATTTATGAGAGATATTATAAACAAGCTAAACTCATCAGATGCTTTAGCAGCAGGAGTTCTTTTTCTTGCTACTATTTTAGCTTTAATTTTTGCAAATACGCCAATTTTAAGTGATTTTTATGATTCTTTTGTTCATTTTAAGTTTTCAATTGGCGTTGTTAGAGATGGACATATAGATGAAAATATACATTTTTGGATAAATGATGCTCTTATGGCTATTTTCTTTTTTATGGTTGGATTAGAGCTTAAAAAAGAGATTTTAGAAGGCGCATTAAGTGAGTTTAAAAAAGTTTTAGTTCCTGTGTTTGCAGCCATAGGAGGAGTAATATTTCCAGCGTTGATTTTTATACTCATAAACTTAGGCGATAGTACTGCTATCAAAGGTTGGGCTATACCAATGGCTACTGACATTGCTTTTGCTATTGGAATATTTGCTTTACTATCTAAAAATCTACCAAGTTCGCTTAGGATATTTCTTTTAACACTTGCTATTGTTGATGATCTTTTTGCAATTTTAGTTATTGCTATATTTTATACACATAATATTAATTTTATGTATTTATCATTTGGATTGTTTATATTTTTAATTATGATTTTAATGAATAAAAAGAATGTAGACAATAAAATTTATTATATAGTTTTAGGTATATTTTTGTGGTTTTGTATATTAAATTCAGGTATCCATGCAACTTTAGCTGGGGTATTGATAGCTTTTAGTATTCCTCTTTATTCTAAAAAGAAACAGCCTATAGTTTCTGATATGGAACACGCTCTTAAATTTCCTGTCAATTATATAGTTTTACCACTTTTTGCTTTTGTAAATGCAGGCGTTGTTTTAAGTCAAATTGAGATTAATCAAATCTTTAGCACAGTTCCTATGGGGATCTTTTTTGGTCTTTTTATAGGAAAGCAAATTGGTATATTTTTGTTTACATTTTTGTCTGTAAAATTAGGCTTTGGAAATTTGCCTGATGGTGCAAATTATAAACATATTTATATAGTTGCTATACTTTGCGGTATAGGTTTTACAATGAGCCTTTTTATAAGCAATCTTGCATATGATGAACAAGCTTTAAAACTTTATAGTGGCACAGAAAAACTAGCCATACTGTGTGGTTCATTTTTATCTGGAATAGTTGCTTTCATACTTGGCAAAAGAGCTTAAAGCTCTTTCATGTATGAGTTATCATAACTATAATCTAAGCGTTTTTGTATAGTTTTTACCCAGTTGTTTTCGATAGTATTTAGATTTTTTAGTTTATCAAAAAGCTTTATATTTTCTTTTGGTGCGAAAAATAGTTTATTTAAATCCATTATGCTTAATCTAGTTTTTTCAATTTGCTCAACTTTTACTTCATCTCCAAGCAAACATTCGCCGCTTTTTAAAACCTTATAATACCAGCCACTTAGTCCAGAGCTAAATATAAATTTAGTAAAATTTCTATTTTTGTGTATTTTATAAAGCTTGGCACAAGGTTTTCTTGGCTGGGAAACTTGCAAAATACAAGATCCTATGTAGTGAATATCTCCTATAAAAACACTATTTTCATCAAGATTTTTCATAGTGATATTTTCTCCCATATCACCTATATTTAGCTTTTTCCCTAAAAAATCATTCCAAATTTTATAATTACTAAGAGCGTTTGCAAATACAGCTTTATTAGTCCCGCCATGGTTTTTTGTATCTGAGATACAATCCTTGTTTACGCCATTTATATCTATTGTTATTCTATGTTGATAAATATTTTTTATCAAAGCACTGCTAAATTCTTTTCTATTTTCATCGCTGTATTTTTTTATATTTCCGATTTGTAAAGAATAAACCAAAATTCTCTCCTTTATTTTTCTTTTCTTACAATTCCCATTTCTACGCTTATATATAAATTTTGTTTTATTTTTCCATTAGGATTTGTTTTTAAAATTTCTATCCTGTCTTTAGGAATTCCTGCTTTTATAAGAGCATTTTTGATATTTTGTGCTCTGTTTATCGCAACTTCATCAAAGTATTTTTGCTTTATATCATATGTTGCAATTATAGCATTTGTTGTCTCTTGCAAAGAAGGAAAATTTTTATTTGGAAAGAAGCGAATCCTAAGCTTTTCAAGGGCATCTTTGTATGATAATCCATCTTTCATCATATATCTTGATATATCGGATTCAAATTTATTTTTTTGAAATTCATTTTCGTCTAATTTTTTATTATAAGCCGGAGTTATCGTTATATTTATGCCATCTTTTTGTTCTATTATTTGAGCAAAATTTGGAATTTTTGCTTTTTCTGAGCTTATTAGATTATCATTTCCTGGTTTAAAATCAATCGTATCCATATGCTCACCTTTTATCCCAAGAGTCGATGTTAAAAATTTAAAAGGACTTGTGATTATATCTGTAAAGAGTTGCATTATTGCTTGTAAAACAATGCCGCCATAGCTAAATTTTGGATTTGATAAATCGCCAGTTATAGGCAGACTTACTGTTATTTGATTATTTGAATCTTTTAGTATGGATATTGCGAGTTTGAGTGGTAAATTTACAGCTTGATCACTTTGGACTTTCTTTCCAAGTTCTAGTGCGTCGATATTTATGATATTTTCAGAAAGCATTACAGAATTATTTATATCATATACTAAACTTAGATTAAGTCTTCCGCTATCTATCTCATATCCAACAAACTCGCCACTATATGGAGTGGCATCAGGCAAATTAATATCTTTAAAAGTCATATTTACTTTGGTGTAATCTTTTGGATCAAATGGTTTTGTTCGTATTTCTATGGAACTATATCCACTTGCACCAACGGTTCCTTTTAGGTTGATATGGCTGATTTTATCGTTTCTTATAGATGAAGCTATGCTTTGTAAATTTGAAATTTTAGTTACAAAAGGTGTAAATAATGAATAATCACTAAAATCAAGTGTGCCATTTTCTAGTTTTATTTTGTTTATAGATATCGCAAATTTGCTGTTGTTTTGATCTTCTTTTTTGTCTTGCTTATCATTTTTTGATTCATCTTTTTTGATAATCTTTGATAAATTTACCTGTTTATTTTTATCGATATAAACATTCAAATACGGCTCTTGTAGAGTTATGTCATCTAAATTTAGTGAGTTAGTATTGTATTGAATATTTTTTATGTAAAATTGTTTTATATAAAAAATACCAAAATCTTCTTGATTTAACAAAGAAACATCTTTTAACTCAAGATTTCCTTGTATTTGTGGTGTTTTATCAAATTTAAACTTACTTTTAAAACTCATCTTTGCATCTTGAAGTTTTGCATCCATAAATTCTTTTGCATAAGGCATATAGTATGGCAAATTTCTATGCGATAAGTCTATATTTAAATTTGTTTTAAATGGATTTATAGATACTTCGCCTGATGTTTTTAAAGAGATATCTTTTGAATTAGAGCTTAAAGAAATACCGAAAGGTTTTGCATAATTTGAAGTAAAATTTTTTATTTTTATATCTATATCATCAAATTTATGAACTACATTAAAATCATCCATAATGTTATTTATATTTGCTTTGGAGTTATTTATATTTATCTGGTTTATAGAGTAAGAAAAAGCCTTTTTATGGCTATTTTGCTGTTTTTTATTGTTTTTAGAAGTCTTATTTGTGGATTGCATAGATGGTAAATTTTCTATTACGCTTATTTTTCCGTTTTTATTTATGTCTGTTTTAAAATCAAAAGTATCTAAATTTATAGTATTTATTTTTAAATTCAAATCATTTATATCAAAAATTATATCTTTTAAATTTAGTTTTTCAAATGAAGAAAATTTAGAATTTTTACTATAAGCAGTAGTTTTAGAAAGTTCGTAACTATCAGCATTTATGATTGATGATTGATTGTTAAATGTATAAGTAAGATTGCTAAGATTTGATGATTGATTGTTAAGAAGTTTTTCTTTGTTTATAAAAAATGAAAAATCAGCTGTATTTAATGTGTCATTTTTAAATGTGATATTTTTATCTTTTAGAGTAAAATTTGCATTTGTTAGTGTTGCGTCATTTAAACTGGCTTTCATTTTATCTATGTTAAATTGTGAGTTTTTGATATCAAGTTTTGCTAAATTTGTATCTATGGATAAATTTCCATCCATATTTTGCAACATAAAAGAGATATTCGAGGCATTTAGATCATCGCTAGATAAAGCTAAATCTTTGTTAAAAGATATATTTTTGCTGGCTATCTTTGATGAGTTAATGTCTAAAATTGTATTTTTATCTTTTAGAGCGATATTTAAATTATTTTGTATTAAATTTAGTGCGTCTATATGTCCGATTTTACTATGATTTAAATTTAATAAATTTAAATTTTCAAAATTTATCATAGTTGATACATCGTATGGTTTTATGTTAGAAACTATGTTGATATTTGGTATATTTAGCTCCCCAAGCGATATAGAGTCGTTTTTATCTAAAACCAAAATGTCATTTAATGTTAAATTTGAGTTATCTATCAAAAAATACATTTTATCTTTATCAAAAATAATGTTGTAGTTTATCTGCGTGCTTAGCTTTCCGCTTTTTAGTTTTAATGGCATATTTTCTAAGAAAGATAACCAAACTGGATTAAGCTCAAGATCTTGAACTTTTATATTTCCATGAAATGTAAGCGGTTTTATCTTTATGCCGCTATCTATAGAGATATTTTTTGCTAAATTTGATATGGAATCAAGCGTATGATGACCCATGTTTTCATCTGCCATATTGATATTTGAAATTTTATAGTTTATATCATCTAAGCTGATATTAAAAGGCTTATCTAGGGAGTTATCGCTATAACTAAATTTACCATTTGATATTTCTAGACGATTTAAAATAAAATTAAATGAAGAAGTTTTGCCAACATTTTCATCTTTTTCATCTTTTGGTAAAAAAGCAGCAAAGTTAAAAGTTCCATTTGTGTCTTTTAAAATGTTTATATCCGGGGTATCAAGTTTTATAGTATTTAGATGTATAGTTTTTTTAAAAATTTTTAAGATGTCTATATCAAGGTCTATTTTTTTTGCACTAAAGATTTTTTCAAAAGTGCTTATATAAATTTCGCTTATGTTTAAATCGTATGTAAAAGGGTTAAATTTGGCATCTTTTATATTTAGTTCTATTCCTTGTTTTTTTAAAGATGATGGAATGCTGTTTTTTAAAATATAAGGAATTCCTAAAAATCCAAATAGTGTATAAATGATAAAAATAAAACCAATAAAGCATAAAATAACTATAGAAATTTTTTTATTTTTACTCATATATTAAGCCTTTTTATAAAATTTGTGTATATAATTATAACAAAAAAAGGTAGATGAATGTTAGTTCATATATGCTGTTCTGTTGATAGTCATTATTTTTTAAAAAGATTGAAAAAAGATTATCCAAATGAGAAAATTACAGGTTATTTTTACGATCCAAATATACATCCATATAGTGAGTATTTATTGCGTTTTAAAGATGTAAAACATAGCTGTAAAACTCTTGGAATTAAGCTTATAAAAGGCGAGTATGATTTAAGCTCTTGGCTTGATGGTGCAAAATATATGGCAAATGAGCCTGAAAAAGGCAAAAGATGTGAGTTTTGTTTTGATTTTAGGCTAGAAAATACAGCGCAAAAAGCCTTGGAGCTTGGCGAAAATACAATCACTACAACACTTCTTATGAGTCCTAAAAAATCTCTTATGCAACTTAACACTTCTTTAGAGAAAATTTGTGATAAATTTAAGATTAAATTTATAGCACCAGATTATAGGAAAAATGGTGGAACCAGCGAGCAAATGAGCCTAGCAAAAAGTGATAATTTGTATGCACAAAATTACTGCGGTTGCATTTTTGCTCTAAAAAAACAAAGAGATCAGCAAAATCTTTTTATGAGCGAAATGATAAGTGATATCGGAAATCAAAATCTACCAAATTCCATAGAAGAAAAGTTAAATTTATATAAAAAAGTTCATCGTTTAAAAGATAAAAATATTAAATTTGAAATCATAAAAGATAGATTTTTAAATTATAGATTGCTAAATGCATATGTAAAATTTGATGATAAAGTTGTTGATAGCTACTTTTTATATTTGAGTAAATTTAGAAAAGAAAGTGTTAATTTAAATTTGAAAAATGATAAAAATACTGCATTTTGCAAAGACGAAATCAAATTTATATCATTGAAATTTTTTAATAAAATTTTAAAAACAAATTATAAAAAAGTTAGAGAAATTATTTATAATCCACCAAGTATAAAAAAAGAGTTGATGCTTAGAAAATATATTTGCAAAGAGTATAGTTTAAGCCCAATTATAGTGGTTGATGAGATAAAAAATGCAAAAGTTCAAATATATGCAAAATGCTTACTTTATGAAGACATAAGGCATAAAATAGCAAAATTTAATTAAACTTATTAGCTAAATTTTAGCATTATTTAGTTACAATTCTTAGTTATTTATGTAAGTAAGGAAGCTAATGATAGACATAGTAGAAATCCAGAAAATTTTACCACACAGATATCCGTTTTTGCTTATAGATAGGGTTATAGATATTGTTCCAAACGAGAGCATTGTAGCGATAAAAAATGTAACCATAGGAGAGCAAATTTTTCAAGGGCATTTTCCTTCTCATCCTATATATCCAGGAGTTATGATAATAGAAGGAATGGCACAAGCTGGCGGGGTTTTGGCTTTTAAAAGTATGCCTGATGAAGATTTGTCGGATAAAGTCGTATATTTTATGAGTATAGACAAGGCTAAATTTCGTCGTCCTATAAAACCAGGCGACACTATAGTATATAAATTATCAGCGTTAAAGCATAGAGGTAAAATTTGGATTTTAAAAGGCGAAGCCTTTGTGGATGAT is a window encoding:
- a CDS encoding DUF748 domain-containing protein, yielding MSKNKKISIVILCFIGFIFIIYTLFGFLGIPYILKNSIPSSLKKQGIELNIKDAKFNPFTYDLNISEIYISTFEKIFSAKKIDLDIDILKIFKKTIHLNTIKLDTPDINILKDTNGTFNFAAFLPKDEKDENVGKTSSFNFILNRLEISNGKFSYSDNSLDKPFNISLDDINYKISNINMADENMGHHTLDSISNLAKNISIDSGIKIKPLTFHGNIKVQDLELNPVWLSFLENMPLKLKSGKLSTQINYNIIFDKDKMYFLIDNSNLTLNDILVLDKNDSISLGELNIPNINIVSNIKPYDVSTMINFENLNLLNLNHSKIGHIDALNLIQNNLNIALKDKNTILDINSSKIASKNISFNKDLALSSDDLNASNISFMLQNMDGNLSIDTNLAKLDIKNSQFNIDKMKASLNDATLTNANFTLKDKNITFKNDTLNTADFSFFINKEKLLNNQSSNLSNLTYTFNNQSSIINADSYELSKTTAYSKNSKFSSFEKLNLKDIIFDINDLNLKINTINLDTFDFKTDINKNGKISVIENLPSMQSTNKTSKNNKKQQNSHKKAFSYSINQININNSKANINNIMDDFNVVHKFDDIDIKIKNFTSNYAKPFGISLSSNSKDISLKTSGEVSINPFKTNLNIDLSHRNLPYYMPYAKEFMDAKLQDAKMSFKSKFKFDKTPQIQGNLELKDVSLLNQEDFGIFYIKQFYIKNIQYNTNSLNLDDITLQEPYLNVYIDKNKQVNLSKIIKKDESKNDKQDKKEDQNNSKFAISINKIKLENGTLDFSDYSLFTPFVTKISNLQSIASSIRNDKISHINLKGTVGASGYSSIEIRTKPFDPKDYTKVNMTFKDINLPDATPYSGEFVGYEIDSGRLNLSLVYDINNSVMLSENIINIDALELGKKVQSDQAVNLPLKLAISILKDSNNQITVSLPITGDLSNPKFSYGGIVLQAIMQLFTDIITSPFKFLTSTLGIKGEHMDTIDFKPGNDNLISSEKAKIPNFAQIIEQKDGINITITPAYNKKLDENEFQKNKFESDISRYMMKDGLSYKDALEKLRIRFFPNKNFPSLQETTNAIIATYDIKQKYFDEVAINRAQNIKNALIKAGIPKDRIEILKTNPNGKIKQNLYISVEMGIVRKEK
- a CDS encoding epoxyqueuosine reductase QueH; protein product: MLVHICCSVDSHYFLKRLKKDYPNEKITGYFYDPNIHPYSEYLLRFKDVKHSCKTLGIKLIKGEYDLSSWLDGAKYMANEPEKGKRCEFCFDFRLENTAQKALELGENTITTTLLMSPKKSLMQLNTSLEKICDKFKIKFIAPDYRKNGGTSEQMSLAKSDNLYAQNYCGCIFALKKQRDQQNLFMSEMISDIGNQNLPNSIEEKLNLYKKVHRLKDKNIKFEIIKDRFLNYRLLNAYVKFDDKVVDSYFLYLSKFRKESVNLNLKNDKNTAFCKDEIKFISLKFFNKILKTNYKKVREIIYNPPSIKKELMLRKYICKEYSLSPIIVVDEIKNAKVQIYAKCLLYEDIRHKIAKFN
- the fabZ gene encoding 3-hydroxyacyl-ACP dehydratase FabZ, producing the protein MIDIVEIQKILPHRYPFLLIDRVIDIVPNESIVAIKNVTIGEQIFQGHFPSHPIYPGVMIIEGMAQAGGVLAFKSMPDEDLSDKVVYFMSIDKAKFRRPIKPGDTIVYKLSALKHRGKIWILKGEAFVDDILVAEAELQAMIMDK